In one Mycobacterium sp. NBC_00419 genomic region, the following are encoded:
- a CDS encoding beta strand repeat-containing protein: MTTTVKSRAAIVSVLAAGAAATGLLTGAALGSAPTANATCASFFGLGNSAECTSTPLSIAIAIGPNATANASGLFGAAFALGANSAATTGDAFTFATAVGDGSTATAQGLFGLATQLGPNGSAVTKGSGLLANLGVNIALNVTAPWAPANSSTVSAGGTGAGGNLAINLFGTGTSGNPNSMHVISAGQFGIATNVGGSNNSVESGLAGAGSVINLATNLFGSNNTVSAQGGIFNWATNLLGDGNTVQTNGSLVNTASSLFGSNNTVQTLGGYLNWGRSIFGDGNTVSVAGGYQNAARTLFGGGNNVAIVGGNGNTAQNIFGTNNTTSITGGFNNVASNLLGGNNNKIISEGGNVNSVRNIIGSDNILTVGGAGSNWNTVLNTLGNGNTINGGGAGGNFTAGFNALGSTNTVNAGPGPLVLAGTVLANGQSVTKTTPGIAINNFVVGGASAVNPQGGKATKKSATTSKSTAGGKSSATGGSKRGDQ, translated from the coding sequence ATGACCACCACTGTGAAGTCTCGTGCCGCGATAGTCAGTGTTCTGGCCGCCGGCGCCGCCGCGACCGGGCTGCTCACCGGCGCCGCTCTCGGGTCGGCCCCCACCGCGAACGCCACCTGTGCCTCATTCTTCGGCCTCGGTAACAGTGCCGAATGCACGAGCACACCGTTGAGCATCGCGATCGCGATCGGCCCCAACGCCACCGCCAACGCCAGCGGATTGTTCGGCGCCGCCTTCGCTCTCGGCGCGAACTCCGCTGCCACGACCGGTGATGCGTTCACCTTCGCCACCGCGGTCGGCGACGGCTCGACCGCGACCGCCCAGGGATTGTTCGGTCTGGCAACCCAACTCGGACCCAACGGCAGTGCCGTCACCAAGGGTTCGGGCCTGCTCGCCAACCTCGGGGTCAACATCGCGCTGAACGTGACCGCCCCGTGGGCGCCGGCCAACAGCAGCACCGTCTCGGCCGGTGGAACGGGCGCCGGCGGGAACCTCGCGATCAACCTGTTCGGCACCGGGACCTCCGGAAATCCGAACAGCATGCACGTGATCTCGGCCGGCCAGTTCGGCATCGCGACCAACGTCGGCGGCAGCAACAACTCCGTGGAATCCGGTCTGGCGGGAGCCGGTTCGGTGATCAACCTTGCCACCAACCTGTTCGGCAGCAACAACACCGTGTCGGCGCAGGGCGGCATCTTCAACTGGGCCACCAACCTTCTCGGCGATGGCAATACCGTCCAGACCAACGGCAGCCTGGTGAACACCGCGAGCAGCCTGTTCGGCAGCAACAACACCGTGCAGACGTTGGGTGGCTACCTGAACTGGGGCCGCAGCATCTTCGGTGACGGCAATACCGTCAGCGTCGCCGGCGGATATCAGAATGCGGCCAGGACCCTGTTCGGCGGCGGCAACAACGTCGCGATCGTCGGCGGTAACGGCAACACCGCACAGAACATCTTCGGCACCAACAACACCACCTCGATCACGGGTGGTTTCAACAACGTCGCCAGCAATCTGCTGGGCGGCAACAACAACAAGATCATCTCCGAGGGCGGCAACGTGAACTCGGTGCGCAACATCATCGGCAGCGACAACATCCTGACCGTCGGTGGCGCCGGTAGTAACTGGAACACCGTGCTCAACACGCTGGGCAACGGCAACACCATCAACGGCGGCGGGGCGGGCGGCAACTTCACCGCCGGCTTCAACGCGCTGGGCAGCACCAACACGGTGAACGCCGGCCCCGGACCGCTGGTCCTGGCCGGAACCGTCCTGGCGAACGGCCAGTCGGTTACCAAGACCACCCCGGGCATCGCGATCAACAACTTCGTCGTTGGCGGGGCGTCGGCGGTCAACCCGCAGGGCGGCAAGGCCACGAAGAAGAGTGCAACCACCAGCAAGAGCACCGCAGGTGGAAAGTCGTCCGCGACCGGTGGGAGCAAGCGGGGCGATCAGTAG
- a CDS encoding YajQ family cyclic di-GMP-binding protein, with protein sequence MADSSFDIVSKVDRQEVDNALNQAAKELSTRFDFRGTDTTIAWKGEEVIELVSSTEERVKAAVDVFKEKLIRRDISMKAFDAGDPQASGKTYRVSGTLKQGIDQEHAKKINKLIRDEGPKGVKSQVQGDEIRVSSKKRDDLQAIIALLKGADLDVALQFVNYR encoded by the coding sequence ATGGCGGATTCATCGTTCGACATCGTCAGCAAGGTCGACCGCCAAGAGGTCGACAACGCGCTAAACCAGGCGGCCAAAGAGCTGTCCACCCGGTTCGACTTCCGCGGCACCGACACCACCATCGCCTGGAAGGGCGAAGAGGTCATCGAGCTCGTCAGCTCCACTGAGGAGCGCGTCAAAGCCGCCGTGGACGTCTTCAAGGAGAAGCTGATCCGCCGCGACATCTCGATGAAGGCGTTCGACGCCGGCGACCCGCAGGCCAGCGGCAAGACCTACCGGGTCAGCGGCACCCTCAAGCAGGGCATCGACCAGGAGCACGCAAAGAAGATCAACAAGCTCATCCGCGACGAAGGCCCCAAGGGCGTCAAGTCCCAGGTCCAGGGCGACGAGATCCGGGTGAGCTCCAAGAAGCGTGACGACCTGCAGGCCATCATCGCCTTGCTCAAGGGCGCCGATCTCGACGTCGCCCTGCAGTTCGTCAACTACCGCTAG